The genomic DNA ttaggctgctgagggggccaaggcctctgagggggctgctgagggggccaaggcctctgagggggccgctgagggggccaaggcctctgagggggccacttaggccgctgagggggccaaggcctctgagggggccgctgagggggccaaggcctctgagggggccacttagactGCTGAGGGGGCCAACGCCTCTGAAGACGCGCAATGTCCTGCCATCCCCCCAAATTTACGATGTCGCCCTCtgccctgctgtccccccagccCTCCAATGGTGCCCCCTGACCCACCATCTCCCCAACCCTCCAAAggtgccccctgctctcccctacatcctctgctctcccctctgccccctgctcttcctcctgccccctgccagatGGGTGCAGCGGCTGCCTCATGGCTCGAATCTCATCCAGGCAGGTGTTGGGGTCGGTTTTGGGGTCGTTCCCTCTGCAGTCCCTGCAGCCGTTGGTGTCACAGCGCAGCAGGGGCACGTTGGGCAGCTGGTGCCAGGCCTCCAGCAGGCTTTGAGGATTCAGGTCCCGGTCCTGACGGTAGATCTGCCGGAAGATGAAGGCCTTGTAGTTGTGGTCGATGGGGCGGAAGGTGTCGCTCACCATCCGTAGGATGTTGTGGGGCCTCTTCACCAGCAGGCACGTCCCCGCACAGGGCGAGCGGACGGTGAAGAAGATCAGGCAGCTTCTCTCGTTGTAGGTCCGGGCCAGGAGCTTCTGCACGGGGCTGTTCCGGTCGCCCTGGAGCAGGCGCCATTCGGTGTgttcccccgccctgcccaggcGCTGCATCCGGGCAGCCACAATGGGCCCTTCGTCTGGGTCGTACAGGACACCCTCTGGGTTGATGGCCGCCTGCATGTCCCGCAGCTTGTTCCTGCGCAGCACCTGTTCCAGACCAGATGGGTTCTCACAACTGGCTTTCTGCAGGCTGACAGCGAAGGCGTATTCAACAGCCAACCCATCCCT from Mauremys mutica isolate MM-2020 ecotype Southern chromosome 15, ASM2049712v1, whole genome shotgun sequence includes the following:
- the LOC123349970 gene encoding uncharacterized protein LOC123349970 encodes the protein METMVSGRMPRAGLLLLPLLLCFGPETVGSINPAALRETVDHVDKDGLAVEYAFAVSLQKASCENPSGLEQVLRRNKLRDMQAAINPEGVLYDPDEGPIVAARMQRLGRAGEHTEWRLLQGDRNSPVQKLLARTYNERSCLIFFTVRSPCAGTCLLVKRPHNILRMVSDTFRPIDHNYKAFIFRQIYRQDRDLNPQSLLEAWHQLPNVPLLRCDTNGCRDCRGNDPKTDPNTCLDEIRAMRQPLHPSGRGQEEEQGAEGRAEDVGESRGHLWRVGEMVGQGAPLEGWGDSRAEGDIRGRPRSLPGSAPFIGPGLAPTFCLGLPLSPDPWQSHPLGSEAGQPLPDTQLAMDEPGHRLPSTGEVEVDS